The Engystomops pustulosus chromosome 1, aEngPut4.maternal, whole genome shotgun sequence genome has a window encoding:
- the AIFM3 gene encoding apoptosis-inducing factor 3 isoform X4 — MGGCFSKPKPVEVKVEVVLPEKEREKEEMSPNGKASPLAYKANGTTRHYHHEERPINLNPYTNPKDMVEASVCHVKDLENGQMREVDLGCGKALLIKQNGEYYAMGHKCPHYGAPLVKGVLSRGRVRCPWHGACFNIATGDIEDFPGLDGLPKFQVKIEKERVYIRASKQALQSQRRTKVMAKCIALSNYSTAITNMLIIGAGPAGLVCAETLRQEGFSDRIVICTSEKYLPYDRSKLSKSMDSQAEQILLRSKEFFHTYDIEVLTESQVVNVDTKSKMVVFKDGFRMEYNKLLIATGSTPKTLTCKGKELDNVFTIRTPEDANRVVKLATSRNAVIVGASFLGMEVAAYLCEKAHSVSVVELENIPFKKFLGEKVGLAIMKLFESNRVKFYMQTEVSELREQEGKLKEVVLKSGKVLRADVCVIGIGASPTTGFLKQSGVTIDSKGYIPVNKMMQTNVPSVFAAGDVVTFPLTFRNNKKVNVPHWQMAHMQGRIAALNMLAQGTEINTIPYLWTAMFGKSIRYAGNGEGFDDVIIQGDIEELKFVAFYTRNDEVIAVASMNYDPIVSKVAEVMASGKAIRKRDVETGDISWLTGKGS; from the exons ATGGGGGGATGCTTCTCCAAACCTAAACCAG TCGAAGTAAAAGTTGAAGTTGTtctacctgaaaaggaaagggaAAAGGAAGAAATGTCTCCCAATGGGAAAGCCAGTCCTCTTGCCTACAAGGCCAATGGGACAACTCGACATTATCATCATGAGGAAAGACCTATTAACCTTAATCCATACACAAATCCAAAAGATATGGTGGAAGCCTCTGTGTGCCATGTCAAAGACCTGGAAAATGGCCA GATGCGGGAAGTTGACTTGGGATGTGGTAAAGCTTTGCTTATTAAGCAGAATGGAGAGTACTATGCAATGGGGCACAAGTGCCCACATTACGGAGCGCCACTAGTGAAAG GTGTGCTTTCTAGAGGCAGAGTGCGCTGTCCCTGGCATGGTGCATGCTTTAATATTGCAACTGGTGATATTGAAGATTTCCCTGGGCTTGATGGTCTGCCAAAATTTCag GTTAAAATAGAAAAGGAAAGAGTATATATTCGAGCAAGCAAACAG GCTCTACAGTCACAAAGAAGGACCAAAGTGATGGCCAAGTGCATAGCACTAAGCAACTACAGTACAGCAATTACTAACATGCTCATCATTGGAGCAG GTCCTGCTGGGTTAGTATGTGCAGAAACCCTGAGACAAGAGGGCTTTTCAGATAGGATTGTGATATGTACTTCTGAGAAGTATCTACCATATGATCGATCCAAATTAAGCAAA TCAATGGATTCTCAGGCGGAACAGATTTTGCTTAGGTCTAAAGAATTTTTCCATACATATGACATTGAAGTTCTTACTGAATCACAG GTTGTCAACGTTGACACGAAGAGCAAGATGGTTGTGTTCAAGGATGGCTTTCGAATGGAATACAACAAGCTGCTCATTGCTACAGGAAGCAC TCCCAAGACTTTGACATGTAAAGGAAAAGAACTTGATAATGTATTCACCATACGAACACCTGAAGATGCCAATAGGGTGGTAAAACTGGCAACCAGCAGGAACGCTGTCATCGTGGGGGCATCCTTCTTGG GCATGGAAGTGGCGGCCTATTTATGTGAAAAAGCTCACTCTGTCTCTGTCGTAGAATTGGAGAACATTCCTTTTAAGAAATTTTTAGGAGAAAAGGTTGGACTGGCAATTATGAAG TTGTTTGAAAGCAACAGAGTGAAGTTTTACATGCAAACAGAAGTTTCTGAGCTAAGGGAACAAGAAGGAAAG CTGAAAGAAGTGGTGCTAAAGAGTGGAAAGGTTCTAAGGGCTGATGTTTGTGTCATTGGCATAG gaGCAAGCCCAACTACAGGTTTTCTAAAACAGAGTGGTGTTACCATTGATTCCAAAGGATACATTCCTGTTAACAAG ATGATGCAGACCAATGTTCCCAGTGTCTTTGCTGCAGGAGATGTTGTAACATTCCCACTAACTTTCCGAAATAACAAAAAAGTTAATGTTCCTCATTGGCAGATGGCACATATGCAAG GTCGTATAGCAGCACTGAACATGTTAGCTCAAGGTACAGAGATCAATACAATTCCCTATCTGTGGACTGCAATGTTTGGGAAGAGCATCCGATATGCAG GAAATGGGGAAGGTTTTGATGATGTCATAATTCAAGGAGATATTGAAGAATTAAAATTTGTGGCATTTTATACAAG
- the AIFM3 gene encoding apoptosis-inducing factor 3 isoform X3, whose protein sequence is MGGCFSKPKPVEVKVEVVLPEKEREKEEMSPNGKASPLAYKANGTTRHYHHEERPINLNPYTNPKDMVEASVCHVKDLENGQMREVDLGCGKALLIKQNGEYYAMGHKCPHYGAPLVKGVLSRGRVRCPWHGACFNIATGDIEDFPGLDGLPKFQVKIEKERVYIRASKQALQSQRRTKVMAKCIALSNYSTAITNMLIIGAGPAGLVCAETLRQEGFSDRIVICTSEKYLPYDRSKLSKSMDSQAEQILLRSKEFFHTYDIEVLTESQVVNVDTKSKMVVFKDGFRMEYNKLLIATGSTPKTLTCKGKELDNVFTIRTPEDANRVVKLATSRNAVIVGASFLGMEVAAYLCEKAHSVSVVELENIPFKKFLGEKVGLAIMKLFESNRVKFYMQTEVSELREQEGKLKEVVLKSGKVLRADVCVIGIGASPTTGFLKQSGVTIDSKGYIPVNKMMQTNVPSVFAAGDVVTFPLTFRNNKKVNVPHWQMAHMQGRIAALNMLAQGTEINTIPYLWTAMFGKSIRYAGNGEGFDDVIIQGDIEELKFVAFYTRNDEVIAVASMNYDPIVSKVAEVMASGKAIRKRDVEMFVRHCKTGDISWLTGKGS, encoded by the exons ATGGGGGGATGCTTCTCCAAACCTAAACCAG TCGAAGTAAAAGTTGAAGTTGTtctacctgaaaaggaaagggaAAAGGAAGAAATGTCTCCCAATGGGAAAGCCAGTCCTCTTGCCTACAAGGCCAATGGGACAACTCGACATTATCATCATGAGGAAAGACCTATTAACCTTAATCCATACACAAATCCAAAAGATATGGTGGAAGCCTCTGTGTGCCATGTCAAAGACCTGGAAAATGGCCA GATGCGGGAAGTTGACTTGGGATGTGGTAAAGCTTTGCTTATTAAGCAGAATGGAGAGTACTATGCAATGGGGCACAAGTGCCCACATTACGGAGCGCCACTAGTGAAAG GTGTGCTTTCTAGAGGCAGAGTGCGCTGTCCCTGGCATGGTGCATGCTTTAATATTGCAACTGGTGATATTGAAGATTTCCCTGGGCTTGATGGTCTGCCAAAATTTCag GTTAAAATAGAAAAGGAAAGAGTATATATTCGAGCAAGCAAACAG GCTCTACAGTCACAAAGAAGGACCAAAGTGATGGCCAAGTGCATAGCACTAAGCAACTACAGTACAGCAATTACTAACATGCTCATCATTGGAGCAG GTCCTGCTGGGTTAGTATGTGCAGAAACCCTGAGACAAGAGGGCTTTTCAGATAGGATTGTGATATGTACTTCTGAGAAGTATCTACCATATGATCGATCCAAATTAAGCAAA TCAATGGATTCTCAGGCGGAACAGATTTTGCTTAGGTCTAAAGAATTTTTCCATACATATGACATTGAAGTTCTTACTGAATCACAG GTTGTCAACGTTGACACGAAGAGCAAGATGGTTGTGTTCAAGGATGGCTTTCGAATGGAATACAACAAGCTGCTCATTGCTACAGGAAGCAC TCCCAAGACTTTGACATGTAAAGGAAAAGAACTTGATAATGTATTCACCATACGAACACCTGAAGATGCCAATAGGGTGGTAAAACTGGCAACCAGCAGGAACGCTGTCATCGTGGGGGCATCCTTCTTGG GCATGGAAGTGGCGGCCTATTTATGTGAAAAAGCTCACTCTGTCTCTGTCGTAGAATTGGAGAACATTCCTTTTAAGAAATTTTTAGGAGAAAAGGTTGGACTGGCAATTATGAAG TTGTTTGAAAGCAACAGAGTGAAGTTTTACATGCAAACAGAAGTTTCTGAGCTAAGGGAACAAGAAGGAAAG CTGAAAGAAGTGGTGCTAAAGAGTGGAAAGGTTCTAAGGGCTGATGTTTGTGTCATTGGCATAG gaGCAAGCCCAACTACAGGTTTTCTAAAACAGAGTGGTGTTACCATTGATTCCAAAGGATACATTCCTGTTAACAAG ATGATGCAGACCAATGTTCCCAGTGTCTTTGCTGCAGGAGATGTTGTAACATTCCCACTAACTTTCCGAAATAACAAAAAAGTTAATGTTCCTCATTGGCAGATGGCACATATGCAAG GTCGTATAGCAGCACTGAACATGTTAGCTCAAGGTACAGAGATCAATACAATTCCCTATCTGTGGACTGCAATGTTTGGGAAGAGCATCCGATATGCAG GAAATGGGGAAGGTTTTGATGATGTCATAATTCAAGGAGATATTGAAGAATTAAAATTTGTGGCATTTTATACAAG
- the AIFM3 gene encoding apoptosis-inducing factor 3 isoform X1 has protein sequence MGGCFSKPKPVEVKVEVVLPEKEREKEEMSPNGKASPLAYKANGTTRHYHHEERPINLNPYTNPKDMVEASVCHVKDLENGQMREVDLGCGKALLIKQNGEYYAMGHKCPHYGAPLVKGVLSRGRVRCPWHGACFNIATGDIEDFPGLDGLPKFQVKIEKERVYIRASKQALQSQRRTKVMAKCIALSNYSTAITNMLIIGAGPAGLVCAETLRQEGFSDRIVICTSEKYLPYDRSKLSKSMDSQAEQILLRSKEFFHTYDIEVLTESQVVNVDTKSKMVVFKDGFRMEYNKLLIATGSTPKTLTCKGKELDNVFTIRTPEDANRVVKLATSRNAVIVGASFLGMEVAAYLCEKAHSVSVVELENIPFKKFLGEKVGLAIMKLFESNRVKFYMQTEVSELREQEGKPAKESSIISELKEVVLKSGKVLRADVCVIGIGASPTTGFLKQSGVTIDSKGYIPVNKMMQTNVPSVFAAGDVVTFPLTFRNNKKVNVPHWQMAHMQGRIAALNMLAQGTEINTIPYLWTAMFGKSIRYAGNGEGFDDVIIQGDIEELKFVAFYTRNDEVIAVASMNYDPIVSKVAEVMASGKAIRKRDVEMFVRHCKTGDISWLTGKGS, from the exons ATGGGGGGATGCTTCTCCAAACCTAAACCAG TCGAAGTAAAAGTTGAAGTTGTtctacctgaaaaggaaagggaAAAGGAAGAAATGTCTCCCAATGGGAAAGCCAGTCCTCTTGCCTACAAGGCCAATGGGACAACTCGACATTATCATCATGAGGAAAGACCTATTAACCTTAATCCATACACAAATCCAAAAGATATGGTGGAAGCCTCTGTGTGCCATGTCAAAGACCTGGAAAATGGCCA GATGCGGGAAGTTGACTTGGGATGTGGTAAAGCTTTGCTTATTAAGCAGAATGGAGAGTACTATGCAATGGGGCACAAGTGCCCACATTACGGAGCGCCACTAGTGAAAG GTGTGCTTTCTAGAGGCAGAGTGCGCTGTCCCTGGCATGGTGCATGCTTTAATATTGCAACTGGTGATATTGAAGATTTCCCTGGGCTTGATGGTCTGCCAAAATTTCag GTTAAAATAGAAAAGGAAAGAGTATATATTCGAGCAAGCAAACAG GCTCTACAGTCACAAAGAAGGACCAAAGTGATGGCCAAGTGCATAGCACTAAGCAACTACAGTACAGCAATTACTAACATGCTCATCATTGGAGCAG GTCCTGCTGGGTTAGTATGTGCAGAAACCCTGAGACAAGAGGGCTTTTCAGATAGGATTGTGATATGTACTTCTGAGAAGTATCTACCATATGATCGATCCAAATTAAGCAAA TCAATGGATTCTCAGGCGGAACAGATTTTGCTTAGGTCTAAAGAATTTTTCCATACATATGACATTGAAGTTCTTACTGAATCACAG GTTGTCAACGTTGACACGAAGAGCAAGATGGTTGTGTTCAAGGATGGCTTTCGAATGGAATACAACAAGCTGCTCATTGCTACAGGAAGCAC TCCCAAGACTTTGACATGTAAAGGAAAAGAACTTGATAATGTATTCACCATACGAACACCTGAAGATGCCAATAGGGTGGTAAAACTGGCAACCAGCAGGAACGCTGTCATCGTGGGGGCATCCTTCTTGG GCATGGAAGTGGCGGCCTATTTATGTGAAAAAGCTCACTCTGTCTCTGTCGTAGAATTGGAGAACATTCCTTTTAAGAAATTTTTAGGAGAAAAGGTTGGACTGGCAATTATGAAG TTGTTTGAAAGCAACAGAGTGAAGTTTTACATGCAAACAGAAGTTTCTGAGCTAAGGGAACAAGAAGGAAAG cCTGCAAAGGAGTCTAGCATTATTTCTGAG CTGAAAGAAGTGGTGCTAAAGAGTGGAAAGGTTCTAAGGGCTGATGTTTGTGTCATTGGCATAG gaGCAAGCCCAACTACAGGTTTTCTAAAACAGAGTGGTGTTACCATTGATTCCAAAGGATACATTCCTGTTAACAAG ATGATGCAGACCAATGTTCCCAGTGTCTTTGCTGCAGGAGATGTTGTAACATTCCCACTAACTTTCCGAAATAACAAAAAAGTTAATGTTCCTCATTGGCAGATGGCACATATGCAAG GTCGTATAGCAGCACTGAACATGTTAGCTCAAGGTACAGAGATCAATACAATTCCCTATCTGTGGACTGCAATGTTTGGGAAGAGCATCCGATATGCAG GAAATGGGGAAGGTTTTGATGATGTCATAATTCAAGGAGATATTGAAGAATTAAAATTTGTGGCATTTTATACAAG
- the AIFM3 gene encoding apoptosis-inducing factor 3 isoform X2, producing the protein MGGCFSKPKPVEVKVEVVLPEKEREKEEMSPNGKASPLAYKANGTTRHYHHEERPINLNPYTNPKDMVEASVCHVKDLENGQMREVDLGCGKALLIKQNGEYYAMGHKCPHYGAPLVKGVLSRGRVRCPWHGACFNIATGDIEDFPGLDGLPKFQVKIEKERVYIRASKQALQSQRRTKVMAKCIALSNYSTAITNMLIIGAGPAGLVCAETLRQEGFSDRIVICTSEKYLPYDRSKLSKSMDSQAEQILLRSKEFFHTYDIEVLTESQVVNVDTKSKMVVFKDGFRMEYNKLLIATGSTPKTLTCKGKELDNVFTIRTPEDANRVVKLATSRNAVIVGASFLGMEVAAYLCEKAHSVSVVELENIPFKKFLGEKVGLAIMKLFESNRVKFYMQTEVSELREQEGKPAKESSIISELKEVVLKSGKVLRADVCVIGIGASPTTGFLKQSGVTIDSKGYIPVNKMMQTNVPSVFAAGDVVTFPLTFRNNKKVNVPHWQMAHMQGRIAALNMLAQGTEINTIPYLWTAMFGKSIRYAGNGEGFDDVIIQGDIEELKFVAFYTRNDEVIAVASMNYDPIVSKVAEVMASGKAIRKRDVETGDISWLTGKGS; encoded by the exons ATGGGGGGATGCTTCTCCAAACCTAAACCAG TCGAAGTAAAAGTTGAAGTTGTtctacctgaaaaggaaagggaAAAGGAAGAAATGTCTCCCAATGGGAAAGCCAGTCCTCTTGCCTACAAGGCCAATGGGACAACTCGACATTATCATCATGAGGAAAGACCTATTAACCTTAATCCATACACAAATCCAAAAGATATGGTGGAAGCCTCTGTGTGCCATGTCAAAGACCTGGAAAATGGCCA GATGCGGGAAGTTGACTTGGGATGTGGTAAAGCTTTGCTTATTAAGCAGAATGGAGAGTACTATGCAATGGGGCACAAGTGCCCACATTACGGAGCGCCACTAGTGAAAG GTGTGCTTTCTAGAGGCAGAGTGCGCTGTCCCTGGCATGGTGCATGCTTTAATATTGCAACTGGTGATATTGAAGATTTCCCTGGGCTTGATGGTCTGCCAAAATTTCag GTTAAAATAGAAAAGGAAAGAGTATATATTCGAGCAAGCAAACAG GCTCTACAGTCACAAAGAAGGACCAAAGTGATGGCCAAGTGCATAGCACTAAGCAACTACAGTACAGCAATTACTAACATGCTCATCATTGGAGCAG GTCCTGCTGGGTTAGTATGTGCAGAAACCCTGAGACAAGAGGGCTTTTCAGATAGGATTGTGATATGTACTTCTGAGAAGTATCTACCATATGATCGATCCAAATTAAGCAAA TCAATGGATTCTCAGGCGGAACAGATTTTGCTTAGGTCTAAAGAATTTTTCCATACATATGACATTGAAGTTCTTACTGAATCACAG GTTGTCAACGTTGACACGAAGAGCAAGATGGTTGTGTTCAAGGATGGCTTTCGAATGGAATACAACAAGCTGCTCATTGCTACAGGAAGCAC TCCCAAGACTTTGACATGTAAAGGAAAAGAACTTGATAATGTATTCACCATACGAACACCTGAAGATGCCAATAGGGTGGTAAAACTGGCAACCAGCAGGAACGCTGTCATCGTGGGGGCATCCTTCTTGG GCATGGAAGTGGCGGCCTATTTATGTGAAAAAGCTCACTCTGTCTCTGTCGTAGAATTGGAGAACATTCCTTTTAAGAAATTTTTAGGAGAAAAGGTTGGACTGGCAATTATGAAG TTGTTTGAAAGCAACAGAGTGAAGTTTTACATGCAAACAGAAGTTTCTGAGCTAAGGGAACAAGAAGGAAAG cCTGCAAAGGAGTCTAGCATTATTTCTGAG CTGAAAGAAGTGGTGCTAAAGAGTGGAAAGGTTCTAAGGGCTGATGTTTGTGTCATTGGCATAG gaGCAAGCCCAACTACAGGTTTTCTAAAACAGAGTGGTGTTACCATTGATTCCAAAGGATACATTCCTGTTAACAAG ATGATGCAGACCAATGTTCCCAGTGTCTTTGCTGCAGGAGATGTTGTAACATTCCCACTAACTTTCCGAAATAACAAAAAAGTTAATGTTCCTCATTGGCAGATGGCACATATGCAAG GTCGTATAGCAGCACTGAACATGTTAGCTCAAGGTACAGAGATCAATACAATTCCCTATCTGTGGACTGCAATGTTTGGGAAGAGCATCCGATATGCAG GAAATGGGGAAGGTTTTGATGATGTCATAATTCAAGGAGATATTGAAGAATTAAAATTTGTGGCATTTTATACAAG